The following are encoded together in the Mumia sp. Pv4-285 genome:
- a CDS encoding acetolactate synthase large subunit, protein MSEQITGAQSLVRALEHAGVEVVFGIPGGAILPAYDPLMDSQQIRHILVRHEQGAGHAAQGYAVASGRVGVCMATSGPGATNLVTAIADAYMDSVPMVAVTGQVASRAIGTDAFQEADIRGITMPITKHSYLVTDPAEIPRAVAEAFHIAATGRPGPVLVDVSKDALQAMTTFTWPTELHLPGYRPTTKPHGKQVREAARLIAAASRPVLYVGGGVVKANASTELKVLAEMTGIPVITTLMARGAFPDSHDLHLGMPGMHGTVAAVASLQKSDLLISLGARFDDRVTGDLASFAPGAKVIHADIDPAEISKNRTADVPIVGDCREVIADLVVALQAAYAEGPADSAHDRYAPWREQMQALRTRFPLGYDEPDDGTLSPQRVIQRISEIAGPGATYTAGVGQHQMWAANFIQHERPARWINSGGMGTMGFSVPAAMGAQVARAGEVVWAIDGDGCFQMTNQELATCALEGIPIKVAVINNSSLGMVRQWQTLFYEGRYSNTDLQTGSDAARIPDFVKLADAYGCVGLRCERAEDLDDVIAKAMSINDVPVVIDFVVHRDAMVWPMVPAGLSNDLIQIARDMAPDFGDEEL, encoded by the coding sequence ATGAGCGAACAGATCACGGGGGCCCAGAGCCTCGTCCGGGCGTTGGAGCACGCCGGTGTCGAGGTCGTGTTCGGCATTCCGGGCGGCGCGATCCTTCCGGCCTACGACCCGCTGATGGACTCCCAGCAGATCCGCCACATCCTCGTCCGCCACGAGCAGGGCGCCGGTCACGCGGCCCAGGGCTACGCCGTCGCGAGCGGCCGGGTCGGCGTGTGCATGGCGACCTCCGGCCCCGGCGCGACCAACCTCGTCACCGCGATCGCCGACGCCTACATGGACTCCGTCCCCATGGTCGCCGTCACCGGTCAGGTCGCGAGCCGCGCGATCGGTACGGACGCCTTCCAGGAGGCCGACATCCGAGGCATCACGATGCCGATCACCAAGCACAGCTACCTCGTGACCGATCCCGCCGAGATCCCGCGCGCGGTCGCCGAGGCGTTCCACATCGCAGCGACGGGCCGACCGGGCCCGGTCCTCGTCGATGTCTCCAAGGACGCCCTCCAGGCCATGACCACGTTCACGTGGCCGACCGAGCTCCACCTCCCCGGCTACCGCCCCACGACCAAGCCGCACGGCAAGCAGGTTCGTGAGGCGGCTCGGCTCATCGCTGCCGCCTCCCGCCCAGTGCTGTACGTCGGCGGAGGCGTCGTCAAGGCCAATGCGTCGACCGAGCTGAAAGTGCTCGCCGAGATGACGGGCATCCCGGTCATCACCACCCTGATGGCCCGCGGCGCCTTCCCCGACAGCCACGACCTCCACCTCGGCATGCCGGGCATGCACGGCACCGTCGCCGCGGTTGCCTCGCTGCAGAAGAGCGACCTGCTGATCTCGCTCGGCGCGCGCTTCGACGACCGGGTGACCGGTGATCTCGCCTCGTTCGCACCCGGCGCGAAGGTGATCCACGCCGACATCGACCCGGCCGAGATCTCCAAGAACCGCACCGCCGACGTGCCGATCGTGGGCGACTGCCGCGAGGTGATCGCGGACCTCGTGGTCGCCCTCCAGGCGGCGTACGCCGAGGGCCCCGCGGACTCCGCGCATGACAGGTACGCCCCGTGGCGCGAGCAGATGCAGGCGCTGCGGACCCGCTTCCCCCTCGGATACGACGAGCCCGACGACGGCACGCTGTCGCCGCAGCGCGTCATCCAGCGGATCAGCGAGATCGCGGGCCCGGGGGCCACCTACACCGCGGGGGTCGGCCAGCACCAGATGTGGGCCGCGAACTTCATCCAGCACGAGCGTCCCGCGCGCTGGATCAACTCCGGCGGCATGGGCACGATGGGCTTCTCCGTGCCGGCGGCGATGGGTGCGCAGGTCGCCCGTGCCGGAGAGGTCGTGTGGGCGATCGACGGTGACGGCTGTTTCCAGATGACGAACCAGGAGCTCGCGACGTGCGCGCTCGAGGGCATCCCGATCAAGGTCGCCGTCATCAACAACTCGTCGCTCGGCATGGTCCGGCAGTGGCAGACGCTCTTCTACGAGGGCCGCTACTCCAACACCGACCTGCAGACCGGGTCTGATGCGGCGCGCATCCCCGACTTCGTCAAGCTCGCCGACGCCTACGGCTGCGTGGGCCTGCGGTGCGAGCGTGCCGAGGACCTCGACGACGTGATCGCGAAGGCGATGTCGATCAACGACGTGC
- the ilvD gene encoding dihydroxy-acid dehydratase — MASETPDIKPRSRDVTDGLESTASRGMLRAVGMGDDDWEKPQIGVASSWNEITPCNLSLDRLAGAVKNGVHAAGGYPLEFGTISVSDGISMGHEGMHYSLVSREVIADSVETVMMAERLDGSVLLAGCDKSLPGMLMAAARLDLSSVFLYAGSTMPGQVDGKDVTIIDAFEAVGACVKGLITRDEVDRIERAICPGEGACGGMYTANTMASVAEALGMSLPGSAAPPAVDSRRDGFARRSGEAVVNLLREGITARQIMTKPAFENAIAVVMALGGSTNAVLHLLAIAREAEVDLTLDDFVRIGEKVPHLGDLKPFGRYVMNDVDKVGGIPVIMKALLDAGLMNGDTLTVTGKTMAENLDALVKTAIDGDVIRSLDNPIHATGGLTILEGTLAPRGAVVKSAGFDESVFTGTARVFDGERAAMDALEDGTIVAGDVVVIRYEGPKGGPGMREMLAITGAIKGAGLGKDILLLTDGRFSGGTTGLCVGHVAPEAVDGGPIAFVRDGDPITLDVANRRLDVDIDPDDLERRRVGWEPRLPVVPPRGVLAKYAKLVGSAADGAVLG, encoded by the coding sequence ATGGCGTCCGAGACCCCCGACATCAAGCCCCGCAGCCGCGACGTGACCGACGGTCTGGAGAGCACCGCTTCACGCGGCATGCTCCGTGCCGTCGGCATGGGAGACGACGACTGGGAAAAGCCCCAGATCGGCGTCGCGTCGAGCTGGAACGAGATCACCCCCTGCAACCTCTCGCTCGACCGGCTCGCAGGAGCGGTGAAGAACGGTGTGCACGCGGCGGGCGGATACCCGCTCGAGTTCGGCACCATCTCGGTCTCCGACGGCATCTCGATGGGGCACGAGGGCATGCACTACTCGCTGGTGTCGCGCGAGGTGATCGCCGACTCGGTCGAGACCGTGATGATGGCCGAGCGCCTCGACGGGTCGGTCCTGCTCGCGGGGTGCGACAAGAGCCTGCCCGGCATGCTGATGGCGGCCGCACGCCTCGACCTCTCCAGCGTCTTCCTGTACGCAGGCTCGACCATGCCCGGCCAGGTCGACGGCAAGGACGTCACGATCATCGACGCCTTCGAGGCCGTCGGTGCGTGCGTGAAGGGCCTCATCACGCGTGACGAGGTCGACCGCATCGAGCGCGCGATCTGTCCGGGGGAGGGTGCCTGCGGTGGCATGTACACCGCCAACACGATGGCCTCGGTCGCCGAGGCTCTCGGCATGTCGCTGCCCGGATCCGCCGCCCCTCCGGCGGTCGACAGCCGCCGCGACGGGTTCGCCCGCCGCTCCGGCGAGGCCGTCGTCAACCTGCTGCGTGAGGGCATCACGGCGCGCCAGATCATGACGAAGCCCGCCTTCGAGAACGCGATCGCCGTCGTCATGGCGCTCGGAGGGTCGACCAACGCTGTGCTCCACCTCCTCGCGATCGCCCGCGAGGCCGAGGTCGACCTGACGCTCGACGACTTCGTCCGGATCGGCGAGAAGGTCCCGCACCTCGGTGACCTCAAGCCGTTCGGCCGCTACGTCATGAACGACGTCGACAAGGTCGGTGGGATCCCGGTGATCATGAAGGCGCTGCTCGACGCGGGTCTCATGAACGGCGACACCCTGACCGTCACCGGCAAGACGATGGCCGAGAACCTCGACGCCCTCGTCAAGACGGCGATCGACGGAGACGTGATCCGCAGTCTCGACAACCCGATCCATGCGACCGGGGGGCTGACGATCCTCGAGGGCACGCTCGCGCCGCGGGGTGCGGTCGTGAAGAGCGCAGGGTTCGACGAGTCGGTCTTCACCGGCACCGCGCGTGTCTTCGACGGCGAGCGCGCGGCGATGGACGCGCTCGAGGACGGCACGATCGTCGCCGGCGACGTCGTCGTCATCCGGTACGAGGGACCGAAGGGCGGTCCCGGCATGCGCGAGATGCTCGCGATCACCGGGGCGATCAAGGGCGCCGGCCTCGGCAAGGACATCCTGCTCCTGACCGACGGGCGCTTCTCGGGCGGTACGACGGGGCTGTGCGTCGGGCACGTCGCGCCCGAGGCCGTCGACGGAGGCCCCATCGCGTTCGTGCGCGACGGCGATCCGATCACGCTCGACGTGGCCAACCGTCGCCTGGATGTGGACATCGACCCCGACGACCTGGAGCGGCGCAGGGTCGGCTGGGAGCCGCGGCTGCCGGTCGTCCCGCCGCGCGGCGTCCTCGCGAAGTACGCGAAGCTGGTCGGCTCGGCCGCGGACGGCGCCGTCCTCGGCTGA